The genomic region AACGCCTTCATCCTGGCCGTGCACGCCAACATCGCGCACGGCATGCCGCTGTCGCTGGCCGACCGCACCGCCGCCGCGGAGCGCATACTGGTGTCCCGGCCGCAGTGGTCGGACCGGATGATCGCCGCGGCGACCGGACTGGCGCCGCGCACCGTGGGCGCGGTCCGGCGGCGTTCGAGTGCGCAGGCTGGCTGGTCGAACACCCGGCTGGGCCGGGACGGGCGGGTGCGGCCGGTGAGCAGCGCGGCCGGGCGGCGGCTGGCCGGGACGCTGCTCGCGGACAACCCCAGCGCCTCGCTGCGGGAGATCGCCAAAGCGGCCGGACTGGCGCCCTCGACAGTCCGGGACGTGCGGCGACGCCTGCACTCGGGCCTGGACCCGGTGCCCGGCGGCCAGCGCGAGCCGCCCTCGGCCGACCAGCCGCCCACCCCATCTGACCAGGGCGCGGACCTGCGGGCCGCGCTGCGCACCCTCCAGCGCGACCCCGCGCTGCGGTTCACCGAGTCCGGCCGGAAGCTGCTGCGCTGGCTGGACACCCACCTCATCGAACCCGACGACTGGCCCCCGCTGGTCGACTGCGTCCCCGCGCACTGCACCGGAATGGTGGTTGCGCTCGCACGCACCAATGCGGCGGCCTGGCAGGACTTCGCCGAACGCCTCGACGGACGCAGGCGCACCACCGCATAGCTGATGGTTACCGCCACCGGTCGGCCTATTCGCCGACCGGTGGCGCCTATTCCGTTTCCGTTTCAGTTCACTTGTCATCGGCAGGGTCATGAATGCGACAAAGCAGACCGACGCGCCGCGCGCGCGTACACTTTCACAGTATTTCGAGCGAACCGCTCTTCGAATTCCGGACACCCCGGCGGTGGTGTGCGGCCCGGTCACGCTGACCTACCGCGAGCTGGACCGCGCGGCCAACCGGCTGGCCCATCGGCTGCGCGAACGGGGTATCGGCCGGGGTGACCCGGTGGGCATCCGGCTGCCCGATCGGGTGGACGAGTACGTGGCGCTGCTGGGCGTGCTCAAGGCGGGGGCGGCCTACCTGCCGCTGCCGCGGGGGTGTCCCACCACCGGTCTCCGGCTGACCGCCCTGGTCAGCGAGCCGGGCGAGGCGGAGGACGCGCCGCTGGTCGAGCTGCCCGCGACCGGCCCGGCGCACAGCCCCTCGGCGGACCTGGACCCCGCCGCGCCCTGCTACCTGTGCCGCCCGCGCGGCCTGGCCGGCATCCCGGCCACGCACGCCTTCACCCACCAGGACGTGCTCACCTTCGTCCGGGTGGCCGCGCCGGGGCTGGGCGTACTGGCCGGGGACCGGGTCTTCCAGGGCACCCCGATCAGCCAGGAGTTCCACCTGCACGAGCTGTGGCCGTGCTTCGTGGCCGGGGCCACCGTGGTGGCGCCCGCCGAGGGCGACCTGCCCGGACTGCTCGCCTCGGCGCGGGTGACCGTGTTCTGCGGCACCGGCGCGCAGCTGAGCGAGCTGCGCCCGGCCCCGGCCTCGGTGCGCGGCGTGCTGCTGCACGGCACCCCGCTGCCCGCGGAGCTGGTCCTCGACCTGCCGGGCAGCCGGGTTTTCAGCTGTTCCGGCCCCATCCGCGCCGCCAGTTGGGGGCGCGCCCGCAGTGGATCCAAGGAGACCTCGTGACCAGCACCGGCCTGACCGACCTCCACCTCGCCACCGGACCGCTGGTGCGCGGTGAGCTGCCCGGCCCGCGCTCGGCCGACCTGCTGGCCCGCCAGCGCCAGCGGGAGTCCAACGCGCGGACCTACCCGCGCAGGCTGCCGATCGCCCCGGTCGAGGGGCACGGCAGCTTCGTGCGCGACGCCGACGGCAACGTCTTCCTGGACTTCCTGGCCGGGGCCGGGGTGCTCTCGCTGGGGCACAACCACCCCGAGCTGGTGGCCGCGATGACCGAGCAGGCCGGGCGGCTCACCCACGGGCTGGACTTCCCCACCCCGGCCAAGGACGAGTTCCTCACCGCCCAGCTGTCCATGCTGCCGCCCGGCCTGCGCGAGCGGATGAAGACGCACTTCTGCGGCCCGACCGGGGCCAACGCGGTGGAGGCGGCGATCAAGCTGTGCAAGACCGCGACCGGCCGCGCCCAGGTGGTCTCCTTCCAGGGCGGCTACCACGGGTGCAGCCACGCGGCGATGGCGGTCACCGGTGACGTGGCGCAGAAGGCCCCGGTGCCCGGCGGCATGCCCGAGGTGCACTTCTTCCCCTACTCCTACTGCTCGCGCTGCCCGCTGGGCCTGTCCCCGGTCACCTGCGAGACCAACTGCGCCGGGTACCTGGAACGCGCGCTGCTGGACCACAACGGCGGCATCCCGCGGCCGGCCGCGGTGCTGCTGGAGCTGGTGCAGGGCGAGGGCGGGGTGGTGCCGGCCACGCCGGAGTTCGTGCACCGGGTGCGCGCGCTGACCCGTGAGCTGGACGTGCCGCTGGTGGTGGACGAGGTGCAGACCGGCTGCGGGCGCACCGGGACCTGGTTCGCCTTCGAGCAGTACGGCATCGAGCCGGATGTGATCATCGCGTCCAAGGCGCTCAGCGGGGTGGGCGCGCCGGTGTCGCTGATCATCTACGACCGGCGGCTGGACGTCTGGCAGCCGGGCGCGCACACCGGCACCTTCCGCGGCAACCAGCTGGCCTTCGCCGCGGGCACGGCGGCGGTGCGGATCGTGCGCCGGGACGACGTGCTCGGCAACGTGCGGGCGCGCGGGCGGCAGCTGGCCGCCCGACTGTCCGAACTGGACGGTCATCCGTGGGTGCGCGAGGTCCGCGGCCGGGGCCTGATGTGGGGCGTGGAGCTGGCCGATCCGGTCAGCGGGCGTCCGGCCAGCGCGGAGGCCGCGGCGGCGCAGGCGATGGCGCTGCGCGAGGGGCTGATCATCGAGCTGGGCGGCCGGGCGGACGCGGTGGTGCGGCTGCTGCCGCCGCTGAACGTGACCGCCGAGGTCATCGACATCGCCGCGGACATCCTGCTCGGGGCGATCCTGCGTGCTTTACCCAGCCGGGGCCCGGCATGCTGACCGAACCGGCGCTGATCGGCTCCGCGCACCCGGGGGAACCGCGCTGGCAGCCGGGGGAACGGCTGGAGCTGCTGTTCGAGCAGCAGTGCGACCGGCTGCGCCAGTCCGGCCGGGCCGGGCAGCTCGCGGTGGACACCGGCGAGACCACGCTGACCTACGACGAGCTGGACAGCCAGGCCAACCGGCTGGCCCGCCGCCTGCGCGCGCTGGGCGCACGGCCGGGCGAGCGGATCGCGCTGCTGGTGGACCGGCCGCGGCACGCCTACGCCGGGATGCTCGCGGTGCTCAAGCTCGGCGCCGCCTACGTGCCGCTGGACGTGGCCTTCCCGGCCGACCGGCTGGCCTTCATCCTGGCCGACGCCGGCGCGACCTGGGCGCTCACGCTGTCCACCACCCGCGAACTCCTGTCCGATGTGGACGGTGTCGAGGTGGTCTGTGTGGACGAGCTGGACCTGGCCGGGGAGGACGGCGCGCGGCTGAGCCCGGCCGAGCGCGGCGACCCGGTGGACGACCTCTGCTACCTGATCTACACCTCGGGCACCACCGGGCGGCCCAAGGGGGTGGCCATCGAGCACGCCAGCATCTGCAACTTCGTCCGGGTGGCCGCCGGGCTGTACGGGCTGAGTCCGGCGGACCGGGTGTACCAGGGCATGACGCTGGCCTTCGACTTCTCGGTGGAGGAGATCTGGGTGCCCTGGCTGGCCGGGGCGACCCTGGTGCCCAAACCGGCCGGCGGCAGCCTGCTCGGCGCGGAGCTGTGGCAGTTCCTGCACGACCGCTCGGTGACCGCGCTGTGCTGCGTGCCCACCCTTCTGTCCACAGTGGACGAAGATCTGCCGGGCCTGCGGTTCCTGCTGGTCTCCGGCGAGGCCTGTCCGCCGGAGCTGATCGAGCGCTGGCACCGGCCGGATCGCCGGTTCCTCAACGTCTACGGGCCCACCGAGGCGACGGTCACCGCGACCTGGTCGGTGGTGCACCCGGAGCGCCCGGTGACCCTGGGCGTGCCGCTGCCGACCTACTCGGTGGTGATCCTGGACCCGGAGCAGCCGCGCGCGCTGCCGCACGGCGAGGCGGGCGAGATCGGCATCGCCGGGATCGGCCTGGCCCGCTGCTACCTGAACCGGCCGGAGCTGACCGCGCGGGCGTTCATCCCGGACTTCCTGGGCCTGCCGGGCAACCCGTCCGGCCGGATCTACCGGACCGGGGACCTGGGCCGGATCAACGCCGACGGCGAGATCGAGTACCACGGCCGGATCGACACCCAGGTCAAGATCCGCGGCTACCGGATCGAGCTGGCCGAGATCGAGTCGGTGCTGGCGCGGGCGCCGGGGGTGGCCCAGGCGGTGGTGGACACTTACCGGCCGGAACCCGGCGTGGTCGAGCTGGTGGGCTACTACCGCCCGCGCGCCGACGCGGAAACCGTGGACCAGCAGGCGGTCCGGGCACACCTGCGCGACCGCCTGCCCGCCTACATGGTCCCGGCCTACCTGGAACAGCTGGACACCATCCCGATGACCGCCAGCGACAAGGCCGACCGCCGCAACCTGCCGCCGCCCAGCGGCCCGCGCGCACTGGCCGCCACCGGCGAGCACGTGCCCCCGGCCACGCCCACCGAAGAACTGCTTGCCGACACCCTGGCCGAGGTGCTGCGCGTGGAGAAAGTGTCCACCTCCCACCACTTCTTCGACGACCTGGGCGCGGACTCGCTGCTGCTGGCCCGCTTCCGCGGCCGCCTGGCCGAACTGGCCGCGGTGTCCATGCGCGACATCTACCTGCATCCCACCGTGTCCGCGCTGGCCGCCCTCCTGGACGCCGCCGACCCGGCCCCGGCCGCCGCGCCGGAACCGGTGCCCGCGCCCAGGGGCAGCTCGCTGCGGTACGCGCTGTGCGGCTTCGCCCAGCTGCTGTTCTTCCTGGCCTACACCTACCTGAACGCGCTGGTGCTGAGCACCGGCCTGGACGTGGTCGGCGAGGGCCAGACGCTGGCCGAGACCTACCTGCTCGCGGTGGCGGTCACCGGCGGCGGCTTCCTGGCGCTGAGCCTGCTCCCGATCGCGGCGAAGTGGGTGCTGGTCGGGCGCTACCGGCCGGGCGAGTTCCCGTTGTGGGGACTGGGTTATCTGCGGTTCTGGGTGGTGAAGACGTTGCTGCGGGCCAACCCGCTGGTGCTCTTCGCCGGTTCGCCGGTGTACTCGCTGTACCTGCGGCTGCTCGGGGCCCGGATCGGCAGGCGGGTGGCGGTCTTCTCCCGCAACGTGCCGGCCTGCCCCGACCTGCTCACCATCGGCGAGGGCACGGTGATCCGCAAGGACTCCTTCTTCACCTGCCACCGGGTCCGCGCCGGCATGATCGAGACCGGCCCGGTGACCATCGGCGCGGACGCGGTGATCAGCGAGGGCACCGTGCTGGACATCGGCTCCACCATGGGCGACCGTGCCCAGCTCGGCCACGCCTCCTCCCTGCACACCGGCCAGTCGATCCCCGAGGACGAGCACTGGCACGGCTCCCCGGCCGAACCGTCCACAGTGGACTACCTCGCGGTCGCGCCCGCCCGCTGCGGCCGCGTCCGCCGCACGCTCTTCGGCCTCGCTCAGCTCCTGACCATGCTGGCGCTGACCCTCCCCTTCACCCTGCTGGTGCTGGACCTGTGGCTGCCCGCGCTGCTGCCCTCCACCGACGCGCCACTGGGCAGCACCGCGTTCCTGCTCGGTCACCTGGGCACCGCCTCCGCGGTGTTCTTCGGCGGCGCGCTGGCCGGGCTGCTGCTGGTGACCACCCTGCCCCGGCTGCTGCACCGCATGATCAAGCCCGACACGGTCTACCCGCTGTACGGACTCCGCTATTCCTTGCAGCGCAGCGTGTCCCGCCTGACCAACCTGCGCTTCTACCACACCCTCTTCGGCGACAGCTCCTACATCACCACCTACCTGCGCGCCCTGGGCTACGACCTGGGCCGGGTGATCCAGTCCGGCTCGAACTTCGGCGTCATGCAGAAGCACGAGTCGCCGTACCTGACCACGATCGGCCGCGGCACCATGGTCTCCGACGGCCTGTCCGCCATGAACGCCGAGTTCTCCAGCACCTCGTTCAAGATGGCCCGCGCCACCCTGGGCGAACACAACTTCCTGGGCAACGTGATCTTCTACCCCTGGCGCAGCCGCACCGGCGACAACTGCCTGCTGGCCACCAAGGTCCTGGTCCCGGTGGACGGCCCGGTCCGCGAGAACACCGGCCTGCTCGGCTCCCCGCCGTTCGAGATCCCGCGCTCGGTCGACCGCGACCGCCAGTTCGACCACCTGCGCACCGAGGAGGAGCTGAACCGGCGCCTGCCCCGCAAGAACCGCCACAACCTGCTCACCATGACCCTGTACCTGCTGACCCTCTGGTGCCACTTCGCGGTGGTCAGCCTGCTCGGCGTGCTCGGTGTCGAACTCCGCCCCGTCTTCGGCGAGCTCGCGCTGGCCACCGCCTCGGTGACCGCCGTGGCCTTCAGCGTCACCTACTTCATCCTCGTCGAACGAGCCAGCCTGGGCTTCCGCCGGTTGCGCCCCCGCCTGTGCTCGATCTACCAACCCCAGTTCTGGCAACACGAACGCTTCTGGAAACTCTCCCCAGGCACCTACTACCGCCTCTTCAACGGCACCGCCTTCAAGGGCCTCATCTGGCGCCTGCTGGGCGCCAGGGTGGGCAAACGCCTCTACGACGACGGCTGCGCCGCACCGGAGAAGAGCCTGGTGACCCTCGGCGACGACACGGTCCTCAACGTCGGCAGCACCATCCAGGGCCACTCCCTGGAGGACGGCACCTTCAAGTCCGACCACATCGTGCTGGGCTCGGGCTGCACGGTCAGCACCGGCGGCTTCGTCCACTATGGAGTGTCCATTGGGGACGGTGCGGTGGTGGAGGCGGACGCCTTCGTGATGAAGGGCGAACAGCTCCCGGCAGGTGCCCGCTGGTGGGGCAACCCGGCCGGTCCCAAGCCTGCCGCCTCAGCTGGGAGGAGTGCCGTTGGGCCACAGGCAAGGTGACACCCCGCCGAGGTACAACTCCCCCAGGTCGTTGCCTTCAAGGCTGAACCGGAACTCATCCGGTTCCTGCTGCACCCACAGGTACCAGTCCTTCGGGCGGGAGTCGTGCAGCACCTTGTAGCCGTTGCGGGTCCAGAAGCCGTGGAGCGCATCGAAGTACTCGTTGAACTTCGCCGGGTCCAGATCATGGATCTGGTAGCCGACTGACACCTGGACCCGCCCTTGCGCACCGTGGTCGGATGGCAGGTCGCAGGGGGACGTGCTGATCTCCTCGCTGCCGGTGTCCACCAGGCGCGCATGAGCGGGCAGGTGCGCGGCGGCCTGCCGCACGTACTCCTCGGCCCGGCGGGCACCCTCCGCCGCGGTGATGGTCGGCTGCATCCCTCTCCTGCTCCACTGGTAGACGTACACACCCACCCCTGCCACCAGCACCACGGCGATCACCACACCGAGGAGCCGGCGCCTAGTCCGTCGGCTGACCGGCAATGACCCTCCCCATGTTCCGCAACGACCTGTTGCGGTCTTCCCAATACTCGTTGTGTGCCGCCTCGCTGAGCCCTCCGGCATCGCCCAGGCCAGGAGTGCCGGGGTCCGAGGTGAACACCTTGCCGCCGAACCCGGGCGTCGCCGGGTCGGGACCGTGCGGGTCGATGTTCAGACCGCCGCCCGGCGACACCGGTCCGGGGACCATCGGGTCGGGCACGCCGGGCGGCGCCCCGCCCACGCCCATCGGCATGTTGGTGACCTTGATGATGTCGTGCTGGGCAACGCTGGCGTGCACGCGGTCCGGCGGCAGGTTCAGCTGGTCAGCCCGCTCGACACCGACCCCGGGGCTGCCGATGAAGACCACATCGTCGGCCTTGATCCCCAGATCGCGGGCGGTGTGCCCGACCACGGTGGAGCCGTAGCTGTGCCCGACGACGGTGTTGTGCGACGGCTCGCCCTCGTGCGTGACGCGCAGGCCGTCCTGGAACCGGGCCAGGTCGGCTCGAGCGTTGTCCGCGAAGCTGTCTTGGGCCGCCTCGGGGACGAGGCTCTGCGGGGCGTCATAGCCGACCCAGCTGATCACCGAGGTCGACGGCGATCCGGCCCGCGCTGCCGCGTGGGCCATGGCATCGGCGTGGTTGAGGTAGTTCGCGCCCCCGGCAAGACTGGCAAAGGTGCCCGGCACAAGTGTGGCCACGTTCGCCGCCCGGTCCGGATCGCCCATTGCCACCACCGCCCGTCCCTTGCCGTCGGCACTGACTCGAAGCAGGAACGGCGGGGGACGTTCCTTGCTCGGCGGGGTGGCAAGTCGCGCGGCGATGGCGTCCAGGCCGGTGAGTTTGCTCCGCAGGTCCACCAACCGCTTCTCGTCATCCGGTGTCCGGTGCGCCTTGGCCTCCAGCCGCGTCCGCTCCTCCGCCAGGCTCGCCCGCAACCCCGCCAGCACCACCCGGTTCGCCCGGTCCCGCACCACCGCCGGGATCCCGTCCAGCGCCCCGATCCGGGCCCCGTCACTGGCCAGCAACGACTCCCGGTCAGCGATGCTCAAGCCGTCCCACCACCGCTTCACTTCGGCCGGAGACGTGCCCGCGGCCGGAATCGTGGCGCTCAGCGAGGTGCACACCTGGATGCCGCCAGGCGCGATGCCGGTGGCCTCCTGGGTGAGGCGGCGCAGTGCGGCGGCGGCCTCGGCGTCCACGGTGGCGGCCTGGCGGAGGGTGTCGCGCAGGGTGGTGGTCAGCTCGGCGCACAGCTGTGCCCGGTTCGGGCGGCCCGGTTGCGGCGGGATGGCCACGACCACCGCGTCATCGGTGACCTGGCCGTCGCTGGAGACGCGCAGCCGGTTGGCGTGCGCGGTGGCCAGCGCGGCGCGCAGTGACTCCTGCAACCTGGTCAGCCGTTCGCCCGCGTCCCGCAGCACCGGCGGGATGCCGCCGAGCCCCTTGGCCAGCTCGTCCAGGCGGCCGCGCTGACCACCGAGCTGCTGCTTGGCCGTCTCCGCCGCCGCGCCGCGCCACTCGCCCAGGCCGCGCAGGGCGTCAGTGACCTCCTCGGCGCGGGTGGTCATCGAGGTCGCCAGGTCCTGCCAGCGGCGCGCGGCGCGGGTGAACACCGTGGGTTCGGCCTCGCGCAGTTCGTCGACCGTGGTCATCGCGGCAACCCGGCCCGCGCGGCAGCCTCCGCCTCGGCGTAGGTCCGGGCGTTGAGCTCCAGGTTGTCGCCGGCCACGGCGAGCTTGGTGGCGACCGCGGTGAGGGCCCGCGCCCAGGTGTCCTCGCACTGCGCCAGGGCCTGGGCCAGTGCGAAGGACGTGTTCGCCGCCGCGTCGCCGTCCTGCGCGCCGCTGTTGGCGCGGATGTCCCGGTGGGCCTGGTCGGCGGTGGCGAGCAGGTCCCGTCCCACCTTGGTGAGCTGGTCCGCCGTGACCGCGAGCTTCCCCGTCAAGGTTCCCCCCTTGATCGCTCCTCCCAGCGACCGTAGCAGCGGCTACCCGGAACGGTCGCTACTCAGTCCCCCGTCTGGAGGAGCACGTCCGCGTCGAAACAGGTCCGCTCACCCGTGTGGCAGGCCGCGCCGACCTGGTCGACCACCAGCAGCAAGGTGTCGCCATCGCAGTCCAGGCGGACCTCGTGCACGTGCTGGGTGTGGCCGGAGGTCTCGCCCTTGACCCAGTAGGACTGCCTGCTGCGGGAGAAGTAGGTGGCCTTGCGGGTGGTGAGCGTGCGGTGCAGGGCCTCGTCGTCCATCCAGGCGACCATCAGCACCTCGCCGGTGCCGCGCTGCTGGGCGACCGCGCACACCAGGCCGTCGGCGTTGCGCTTGAGCCGGGCGGCCAGCGCCGGGTCGAGCGGGCTCATCGAACCGTCACCCCCGCCGCCCGCAGCGCGTCCTTGACCTCGCTGATCCGCAACTGTCCGAAGTGGAACACACTGGCCGCCAGCACCGCGTCCGCCCCGGCTTCGACCGCGGGTGGGAAGTGCTCCACCGCGCCGGCCCCGCCGCTGGCGATCAGCGGCACGTCGATCACCTTGCGCACCGCCCTGATCAGCTCCAGGTCGAACCCGGCCTTGGTGCCGTCGGCGTCCATCGAGTTGAGCAGCACCTCGCCCACGCCGAGCTCCTGCCCGCGCGCGGACCACTCGATCGCGTCGATCCCGGTGCCGGTGCGCCCACCGTGCGTGGTCACCTCGAACCCCGACGGCGTGGGCTGACCGCCCTCGGGCACCCGGCGGGCGTCCACCGAGAGCACCACGCACTGCGCGCCGAACCGCTCGGCGGCCTCGCGCAGCAGCTCCGGGCGGGCGATGGCGGCGGTGTTGAAGCTGACCTTGTCCGCGCCCGCGCGCAGCAGCTTGTCCACGTCCTCCACGCTGCGCACCCCGCCGCCGACGGTGAGCGGGATGAACACCTGCTCCGCAGTGCGCCGGACCACGTCGTAGGTGGTCTCCCGGTTGCCGGAGGAGGCGGTCACGTCCAGGAAGGTGAGCTCGTCGGCATGCTCGGCGTCGTAGGCGGTGGCCAGCGCCACGGGGTCACCCGCGTCGACGAGGTTGGTGAAGTTGACACCCTTGACCACCCGGCCCCGGTCCACGTCCAGGCAGGGGATCACACGAACAGCGACGGACATGCCGACAGCCTAGGCTGAGGCCCGTGACCAGCGATCTGAGGTCGGCCAAGTACCTGTTGCTCACCACCTTCCGCCGCGACGGCACCCCGGTGGACACCCCGGTCTGGGTGGTCGCCGAGGGCGAGGTGCTCTACGCCTGGTCGAACGCGGAGGCTGGCAAGGTCAAGCGGTTGCGGCGGGACGGCGCGGTGCGGGTGGCGCCGTGCACGGTGCGCGGGAAGCAGACCGGGCCGGCGGTGCCCGCGACCGCGACGCTGACCGACGCCGAGGGCACCGCCGAGGTGGTCCGGATGATCAACAAGAAGTACGGCCTGCTCGGCCGCCTGACCACGCTGCGGGCCAAGCCGGATGCCGGTCGCACGATCGGCATCCGGATCACGCTGGACTAGCGGACCGCGGCCAGCGCCTCGGGCAGGGTGAACGCGCCCGCGTAGAGCGCCTTGCCCACGATCGAGCCCTCCACGCCCAGCGGCCCGAGCTCGGCCAGCGCGACCAGGTCGGCGACGCTGGACACGCCGCCGGAGGCGATCACCGGGGCGTCGGTGCGGGCGCAGACCTCGCGCAGCAGGTCCAGGTTGGGGCCCTTGAGGGTGCCGTCCTTGCTCACGTCGGTGACCACGTAGCGCGGGCAGCCGTCCCGGTCCAGCCTGGCCAGCACCTCCCACAGGTCGCCGCCGTCGGTGGTCCAGCCACGGGCGGCCACCCGGTGCCCGGCCTCGGTGATCCGCACGTCCAGGCCGACCGCGATCTTCTCGCCGTGCTCGGCGATCGCGCGGGCGCACCAGGCCGGGTCCTCCAGCGCGGCGGTGCCCAGGTTGACCCTGGCGCAGCCGGTGGCCAGCGCCGCCTTGAGCGAGTCGTCGTCGCGGATGCCGCCGGAGAGCTCCACCTTGACGTCCAGGCGCTCGACCACCCCGGCCAGCAGCTCGCGGTTGCTGCCCCGGCCGAAGGCCGCGTCCAGGTCGACCAGATGGATCCACTCGGCGCCGCCGTCCTGCCAGGCCAGCGCGGCCTCCCACGGGTCACCGTAGGAGGTCTCGGTGCCTGCCTCGCCCTGAACCAGGCGGACAGCCTTGCCTTCGGCCACATCAACGGCCGGGAGCAGCGTGAACGTCACCGGTAAAGCCTAAACGACGGACTTGAGCCAGTTCTCCAGCAGGTGCGCCCCGGCGTCCCCGGACTTCTCCGGGTGGAACTGGGTGGCCGACAGCGGCCCGTTCTCCACCGCCGCCACGAAGTCCTCGCCGTGGTGCGCCCAGGTCACCAGCGGCTCGGGCAGCGGCGGCTCGGGGGCCAGGGTCCACTCGCGCACGCCGTAGGAGTGCACGAAGTAGAACCGGTCGTCCGCCGCCAGCCCGGCGAACAGGGTGCTGGCCTCAGGGGCGCGGACGGTGTTCCAGCCCATGTGCGGCAGCACCGG from Crossiella sp. CA-258035 harbors:
- a CDS encoding ParB N-terminal domain-containing protein; translated protein: MAIGSLLPADSPRLDGEVGEHAHVLAETGATLPPIIVHRPTMRVIDGMHRLQAARLRGERRIRVRFYDGDAENAFILAVHANIAHGMPLSLADRTAAAERILVSRPQWSDRMIAAATGLAPRTVGAVRRRSSAQAGWSNTRLGRDGRVRPVSSAAGRRLAGTLLADNPSASLREIAKAAGLAPSTVRDVRRRLHSGLDPVPGGQREPPSADQPPTPSDQGADLRAALRTLQRDPALRFTESGRKLLRWLDTHLIEPDDWPPLVDCVPAHCTGMVVALARTNAAAWQDFAERLDGRRRTTA
- a CDS encoding AMP-binding protein, with the translated sequence MNATKQTDAPRARTLSQYFERTALRIPDTPAVVCGPVTLTYRELDRAANRLAHRLRERGIGRGDPVGIRLPDRVDEYVALLGVLKAGAAYLPLPRGCPTTGLRLTALVSEPGEAEDAPLVELPATGPAHSPSADLDPAAPCYLCRPRGLAGIPATHAFTHQDVLTFVRVAAPGLGVLAGDRVFQGTPISQEFHLHELWPCFVAGATVVAPAEGDLPGLLASARVTVFCGTGAQLSELRPAPASVRGVLLHGTPLPAELVLDLPGSRVFSCSGPIRAASWGRARSGSKETS
- a CDS encoding diaminobutyrate--2-oxoglutarate transaminase family protein; translation: MTSTGLTDLHLATGPLVRGELPGPRSADLLARQRQRESNARTYPRRLPIAPVEGHGSFVRDADGNVFLDFLAGAGVLSLGHNHPELVAAMTEQAGRLTHGLDFPTPAKDEFLTAQLSMLPPGLRERMKTHFCGPTGANAVEAAIKLCKTATGRAQVVSFQGGYHGCSHAAMAVTGDVAQKAPVPGGMPEVHFFPYSYCSRCPLGLSPVTCETNCAGYLERALLDHNGGIPRPAAVLLELVQGEGGVVPATPEFVHRVRALTRELDVPLVVDEVQTGCGRTGTWFAFEQYGIEPDVIIASKALSGVGAPVSLIIYDRRLDVWQPGAHTGTFRGNQLAFAAGTAAVRIVRRDDVLGNVRARGRQLAARLSELDGHPWVREVRGRGLMWGVELADPVSGRPASAEAAAAQAMALREGLIIELGGRADAVVRLLPPLNVTAEVIDIAADILLGAILRALPSRGPAC
- a CDS encoding Pls/PosA family non-ribosomal peptide synthetase; the encoded protein is MLTEPALIGSAHPGEPRWQPGERLELLFEQQCDRLRQSGRAGQLAVDTGETTLTYDELDSQANRLARRLRALGARPGERIALLVDRPRHAYAGMLAVLKLGAAYVPLDVAFPADRLAFILADAGATWALTLSTTRELLSDVDGVEVVCVDELDLAGEDGARLSPAERGDPVDDLCYLIYTSGTTGRPKGVAIEHASICNFVRVAAGLYGLSPADRVYQGMTLAFDFSVEEIWVPWLAGATLVPKPAGGSLLGAELWQFLHDRSVTALCCVPTLLSTVDEDLPGLRFLLVSGEACPPELIERWHRPDRRFLNVYGPTEATVTATWSVVHPERPVTLGVPLPTYSVVILDPEQPRALPHGEAGEIGIAGIGLARCYLNRPELTARAFIPDFLGLPGNPSGRIYRTGDLGRINADGEIEYHGRIDTQVKIRGYRIELAEIESVLARAPGVAQAVVDTYRPEPGVVELVGYYRPRADAETVDQQAVRAHLRDRLPAYMVPAYLEQLDTIPMTASDKADRRNLPPPSGPRALAATGEHVPPATPTEELLADTLAEVLRVEKVSTSHHFFDDLGADSLLLARFRGRLAELAAVSMRDIYLHPTVSALAALLDAADPAPAAAPEPVPAPRGSSLRYALCGFAQLLFFLAYTYLNALVLSTGLDVVGEGQTLAETYLLAVAVTGGGFLALSLLPIAAKWVLVGRYRPGEFPLWGLGYLRFWVVKTLLRANPLVLFAGSPVYSLYLRLLGARIGRRVAVFSRNVPACPDLLTIGEGTVIRKDSFFTCHRVRAGMIETGPVTIGADAVISEGTVLDIGSTMGDRAQLGHASSLHTGQSIPEDEHWHGSPAEPSTVDYLAVAPARCGRVRRTLFGLAQLLTMLALTLPFTLLVLDLWLPALLPSTDAPLGSTAFLLGHLGTASAVFFGGALAGLLLVTTLPRLLHRMIKPDTVYPLYGLRYSLQRSVSRLTNLRFYHTLFGDSSYITTYLRALGYDLGRVIQSGSNFGVMQKHESPYLTTIGRGTMVSDGLSAMNAEFSSTSFKMARATLGEHNFLGNVIFYPWRSRTGDNCLLATKVLVPVDGPVRENTGLLGSPPFEIPRSVDRDRQFDHLRTEEELNRRLPRKNRHNLLTMTLYLLTLWCHFAVVSLLGVLGVELRPVFGELALATASVTAVAFSVTYFILVERASLGFRRLRPRLCSIYQPQFWQHERFWKLSPGTYYRLFNGTAFKGLIWRLLGARVGKRLYDDGCAAPEKSLVTLGDDTVLNVGSTIQGHSLEDGTFKSDHIVLGSGCTVSTGGFVHYGVSIGDGAVVEADAFVMKGEQLPAGARWWGNPAGPKPAASAGRSAVGPQAR
- a CDS encoding alpha/beta hydrolase; its protein translation is MTTVDELREAEPTVFTRAARRWQDLATSMTTRAEEVTDALRGLGEWRGAAAETAKQQLGGQRGRLDELAKGLGGIPPVLRDAGERLTRLQESLRAALATAHANRLRVSSDGQVTDDAVVVAIPPQPGRPNRAQLCAELTTTLRDTLRQAATVDAEAAAALRRLTQEATGIAPGGIQVCTSLSATIPAAGTSPAEVKRWWDGLSIADRESLLASDGARIGALDGIPAVVRDRANRVVLAGLRASLAEERTRLEAKAHRTPDDEKRLVDLRSKLTGLDAIAARLATPPSKERPPPFLLRVSADGKGRAVVAMGDPDRAANVATLVPGTFASLAGGANYLNHADAMAHAAARAGSPSTSVISWVGYDAPQSLVPEAAQDSFADNARADLARFQDGLRVTHEGEPSHNTVVGHSYGSTVVGHTARDLGIKADDVVFIGSPGVGVERADQLNLPPDRVHASVAQHDIIKVTNMPMGVGGAPPGVPDPMVPGPVSPGGGLNIDPHGPDPATPGFGGKVFTSDPGTPGLGDAGGLSEAAHNEYWEDRNRSLRNMGRVIAGQPTD
- the hisI gene encoding phosphoribosyl-AMP cyclohydrolase: MSPLDPALAARLKRNADGLVCAVAQQRGTGEVLMVAWMDDEALHRTLTTRKATYFSRSRQSYWVKGETSGHTQHVHEVRLDCDGDTLLLVVDQVGAACHTGERTCFDADVLLQTGD
- the hisF gene encoding imidazole glycerol phosphate synthase subunit HisF, which encodes MSVAVRVIPCLDVDRGRVVKGVNFTNLVDAGDPVALATAYDAEHADELTFLDVTASSGNRETTYDVVRRTAEQVFIPLTVGGGVRSVEDVDKLLRAGADKVSFNTAAIARPELLREAAERFGAQCVVLSVDARRVPEGGQPTPSGFEVTTHGGRTGTGIDAIEWSARGQELGVGEVLLNSMDADGTKAGFDLELIRAVRKVIDVPLIASGGAGAVEHFPPAVEAGADAVLAASVFHFGQLRISEVKDALRAAGVTVR